DNA from Evansella sp. LMS18:
CATTTCAAGGAACATCATTGCCATATTCATATTATTATTCAGCCGGTCCATCCGCTGAGGGAATGTCTTACCGAAGAAGTATTTCGCTTCCTTCTCCATTACCGAAATTAACCCCGGGTCTCTGCCAAGCTTCCGGTACCAGTATGGCTTATATCTTAAATACTTGTGAAGCTCAGGCTTGCTGCGGATGTACTGAAGAACATCGCTCCTCATCAGCGCACCCCCTCCCCTAGGTTAATCGTCCGTGTATGAAAACGGCTGCCTTTGTTCCCCGCCTCCACTATCCTGGGAAGAGGGCCCGGGCCTGAATTGTTCCAGAAGCTCCTGAACAGATGCGAGAACCCCGCTGAATTGAGAGAGATGCCCCTGGAGATCATTGAGATTCATTTTTTTAAGCATTGACAATAAATCCTGGGCAGTCTTTTTTTCACCGCCAGTTTCTTCCTCTTCTGTATCTGCATCATCTCCAGCTTCATTGCTCTCTTGCTCTTCTTCCCGTTGTTCATCCTCATCTGTTTTGTAGGTCTCCCAGATATCGTCTTCTTCACCAAACAGTGCCCATTCCTCATACAGGTCCTGGAGGCTTTTTTCTCCAGCTTTCACATCTCTTAATACGTAAGGATGATTCTTGACGAACAGCTTAAATTTCTTAATGTCCGGATGGAGTGACTTGCCCACTTTATACCACCTCTTAGTCAAAAAACCAGTATATTCATACTACATCATACCGGTTCTCAGCATATAGGTGCGCCCAAATTAACGGGGAACCAGGAAATTCTGGGTGTAAAAATCCTGATATACGCCGACACCAAGATGTGTGAACTCCTCATTGAGGAGGTTTACCCGGTGGCCCTCACTATTCAGCCAGCCTTCAACAGCTGCAAGTCCATCTACATAACCAGCTGCAATATTTTCGGCTGCCGTCCAGAAATTTACTTCACCAGCTTCAAGCCTGTGCTGTAACTCACCATAATTAGGTGAAGTATGGGAGAAATATTCGTCCTCGAACATATCTTTACTGTGGAGATAAGCTACATAGGCTGTGTCGTCCTCCCATTCAAGCTCAGTCAGGCCATGCCGCTCCCGGATTTTATTTGTTGCATCAAAAATCTGCCTTGCCTGCCCCTCCTGAACTTGTGCCCACTCATCATCAGACAACTCGTCAGGCAAAGGCAGTTCCCCCCTGTAAACAATAGAATATGGCCGGTGAAGCAGCAATGTTTCCTGATCCATATATCTGACTGCAGAAATAGTTCTTTCAAAATCATCAACATAAAGCTGCATCCAGACACCATCCAGTTCTGCAAGCGGTCTCACTTCTAAATCCTCAGCAGAAAGCTCAAACTGGTATGAAGTAAATGCTCCACTCAATGATACTGTTTCATCGAATGTAAATTCCTCTTCAGCGATGTCTGCCGTATCCCCGACGTTCAGAAATTCTGTCTCAGCTTCTGGATCATTTGTAAAAACAGTGACTATCTTTCCTTCCTTTACACCTACCTGAAGATAAGGAGTGTCACTGTATATCCACCAGTCATAGCCATACTGTGACAGGTCTACTCTGTCTGGTTTACCGTACAATTCTATTACTTCGCTGCTGTCCTCTCCAACGAGGGTATGCAGCATAACAGGATCAGCGGAACTATCCTCATTTTCCGGTGATTCAACCTGTTCTGACTCCGTCTCCGTGTTATTTCGCTCTTCCCTTAGTTCTTCATTGTTCTCCTCAAGGACCAGCTCAGCATTATTAACGGGTTCTGGTTCTGCCTCTTCATTCCCGTTCTCTGTTTGTTCAGTTTCATATTCATTTTCGTCCTGAGCCTGTCCCGGCGTATTTTCATTTTCGTTATTTTCTATTAATACAATATCAAGCCTGTCAAGCTGTTCTTCTATCGAGCCGTTGTTTATGTATACAAAGAAGGCGTAGACTGCTGTAATCATAACAAGTAAGTAAATAACTGCTCTCATATGTTTCCCCTTCCGTTTCTTTCTTTATTATATTCGAGTATATGTTTATAAGTTCCTTCAGGCTTTTCCGTTAAATGAATCAATTGCATAATTCAAGATTTTCATCATTAATAAAAACATTATCTTAAAATGGTACTTTGTTGTTCGATTTACGCTCCAGACGGACGCGTTTTGCGGGCACGGCTTCAACTTTTTGACGGCTGAACGCCGTCCAAAATGGATTTTCAGCTCGCGCTGTTCCCGCCGGAGTCGCCGTCTTACGCTGCAATCGAAAAGCAATGTCCGCTTTTTTTATGCAAAGTCTATATGTGAAGTTTATTCAAATATATAAATAAACGAAACGGCCCGCTCTTCTCCTGAAAGAGGGGCCGTTTTTGCATCCTCTGTTTTTTAAAGTGGATATTTCTTCTGGTTAATGGTGATACTTAGGCTCCTCCGATATCTCGGAGAGGGCATAACCAGCTTCGTCTTCGGTGGACGTATGCACAGCAAGATCACCTAAGGAACACATTCCTTCCAGCTTCCTATCCTTAACAACCGGAAGCCTTCGCACCTGCTCCTCCGCCATTAATTTCGCCGCTTCATCAACTGAAGTATCCGGACTGGCTGTAAGAATCTCTTCTGTCATTATTTCAGAGACCTGTGTTGAATTAGGTTTCTTTTCTGCTACAGCTCTCAGAACAATATCCCTGTCAGTCACCATCCCTACGACTTTATCGTCCTTACAAACAGGAATTGCACCTACACCATCATTTTTCATTTTAACTGCCGCTTCATATAAATTATCATCAGGTCCACAATAATTCACCTGTCTGGTCATAACATCCTCTAATTTTTTCATAAATGTCCCTCCTCGTCAAAAGGTTTTGAAAAAGAACTTTTGAAATTGTTTTATCATCATACCTTAGTGAACTGTACATTTATAAATACCACGAAAATAACACACTAAACATATTTCGTTGCATCCCGGAGAATTTCGTAATATCATAAGAAAGAGACAAAATGCTTGAGCAGGAGGTATAACAAATGAAATTTGAAAACACAGGACTTGAGGGGCTTGTTATTGAATACCAGGCACTGGAAGATATAATGGAAAGTGCAGGATTCCATTCCGCCTATGATTACGAGAGAATTACCTTCGATTATAAAATGGAAGTCCAGGATGAGGAAGTTTACTATCTTCGCGTACAGGGTTATGCAGTGGAAGGTGAAATCCCCGCTCTTCATTCTAAAGTAAAATTGTTGACTGTTCTCTTAGGAAAACATTATTACCCGCACGGAATAGAGTATGATGAAGTCTTCCCGAAAAATGTTGTGGACAGAAGCAACAAAAAGCTTAAAGCGATTACAGAAAAAGTGAAAGCTGAAGCTATCGCTTAACGGTTGTACATAAGTCCGAATGCTTTCGATTCAATCATTTTTAAGATAAAATGATAATCGGAAGCTTTTTTTCGCCCTGAAGCCCCCACAAGGATTAATTACATACTAAAGCAGGAATTCTTACAGTTCTTTAAAGAGAAGATTTATTTCTCCCCCACTATGATTACTTACATTTTCATAATATAATGTATATACGGACCATCTTTGGAAAGGAGCGTTAAATTGACATCTCACACAGTTAAAAAGTATTCCACAATTGTAATTGGGCTAATTATTCTGGCCCTTGTTATATACTTTGTTCTTCCGGTTTCTGTACCTATTATTGTAGCGCTCATAACTGCTCTTTTCCTGGCTCCAGCTGTAACTGCTATTGTTGAAAGAGCCAAGTTGAGCAGAAGTTTAGCAGTTTTTATTGTATTTATCCTGTTTCTGCTCCTGTTATCGTTTACAGGATATTTTTTACTGACCAGAGCGATGACCCAGCTGAATCAGTTTGTTGAGAACATTCCATATACAATTAATGAAATCAACCTCGCATGGAACACTTTTCTGCAGAATTTAAGGGTTCAGTTTGATCAATACTCTCCTGAAATTGTTGATGATATCGATAACGTAGTTACTACCATGCTGTTCGATTTACGGAATAACCTTCAAAATCTTGATATTATCGGGGCTGTAACCAATATTTTGATGAGTATTCCGGCATACTTAATTTCTTTTCTTGTATATTTAATTTCTCTTTACTTATTCCTTCTTGAGCTGCCAAGACTGAAAACAAAAGTTCTTGGGTATATGACAGAGAAAACAGCTGAAAAGGTTAAGTTTATGTCTTCCCGCCTTTCTTATGTGATCTTTGGGTTTTTTAAAGCTCAGTTTCTCGTAAGTATCATCATCTTTGTCGTTTCATTAATAGGCCTGTTATTTATCGCACCGGAAGTAGCAGTTATTATGTCTATAATTATCTGGGTTATTGATTTTATCCCAATTATTGGCTCTATAGCTGTTCTTGCTCCATGGGCTGGCTATCATATTATCGCAGGCAACACTGCTCTGGCCATCCAGCTTCTGATACTGGCGGCAGTTTTACTTACTATCAGGCGTACAGTTGAACCGAAAGTAATGGGACATCACATAGGGTTGTCACCATTAGCAACTCTGATTTCCTTATATTTAGGGCTCCAGCTTCTCGGAATCCTTGGCTTCATATTAGGACCGCTCATTGTAATATTATTTACAAGCGCCAGAGAAGCAGGGATCATAAAACTGAATTGGAAGTTTTAAAGACAAATAAAGGGAACACATGGCAGTGCCTGTGTTCCCTTCTTTATGCCCTCAAAAGGCAAAACATCTTTGATAGGAGCAGTATTAAAAAAATCCTCTGAGGAGCTTTAAAGCAGCCTCAGAGGATTTTCTGTTTCGTTTGTTGGCTTTATAAGTTACCGATTACCACTTTGTGATTCCAAGCAGCAGCATTAATGCCGCAACTGAAGGAATGGCAACTACTACTGCAGACCAAATCATCGCATTTGGCCATGCACTGCCACGGTCATTTAAATGCATGAAGATATAGAGCTGGAGCACAACCTGAATTACTGCCAGCATAAAGATAAACGGAATGGCAAAGGTTGCGGGAATCGCATCACTTGCAATCGAAATAAAAGAGATGGAAGTCAGGAAAAGCGCAAGAACAAAACCAATGATTTGAGTCTTAACTTCTTTTCTCAACTTTCGCTTCGTATTCTTTGAAGGTTCTCCGGTTAACGGAGCACTTGGATCCATACCATGATCTGCCATTTTATTACCCTCCTATTCCCATGAGATAAACGACTGTGAAGATGAATACCCAAACTACATCAATGAAGTGCCAGTACAATGTAGCTGTATAGAACTTCGGCGCGTTTGTAAGTGTAAGACCAGTCTTAGCGTAACGGATAAGCAGTACGATAATCCAGCCAATACCAAAGGTTACGTGGGCACCGTGTGTACCTACAAGAGTGTAGAATGCGGAACTAAATGCGCTCGTTGTAAAGCCTAATTCGTAGTTTACTGTGTAATCCCAGAATTCATAAATCTCGAACCCAAGGAACCCGAGCCCTAATAGTACTGTTACCCACATCCATGCGAGCAAACCTTTATAATTACCTCTCTTCATAGAGATAATCGCAAATACTGACGTTAAACTACTTGTTAAAAGCAGCATAGTCATGATAAACACGAGGTCCAGGTGGAAAAGGTCCGATGGTCCGGGACCGCCTGCAGTGCTGTTTCTCAGACCTAAATAAGTTCCAAATAAGCTGGCAAACAGGACAACCTCTCCCCCGAGGAAGAACCAGAAACCCATGTATTTATTTTTTCCTTCAAGGGTCGCCTTCTCAGGGTTTGGAGGTAAGCTGTGCTGTTCAACGGTATGATTTGCTGCCATTGTTTACTTACCTCCTTTATCTTTTGTAATTTCTTCAACAGGAATATGGTATCCGTGGTCTTCTTTCACAGACCTCACGAACATTGAGCCAAATACGATTACAAGACCTAAGATTGCCACAATCCACGTTTGATATACAAGACCCAGACACCCAACAAACAAACCGAGCGAAATAAAGATAGGCAGGATTGAACCATTAGGCATGTGAATATCACCCAGAGGCTCTGCCGCTTTAATTTTCCCGTCACCCTGATATTTTTCATACCAAAGTGCATCGTAATCACGAACTAATGGAGTCTGTGCAAAGTTATATTCCGGAGTCGGTGACGGAATCGTCCACTCAAGAGTACGGCCGTCCCAAGGGTCTCCAGTCGTTTCTTTATTCTTTCTTGATACGAAGATATTAATAATGAACAGCAGGAAACCAGCTGCCATAAAGATAGCTCCTGATGAACTGACAAGGTTCATGCCGTCCCAACCCTGTCCTGGAAGATATGATGCCACACGACGAGGCATTCCGTATAATCCCAGGAAATGCTGAATAAAGAACGTTAAATGGAACCCAATCAGGAATAAAATAATGAAAGCTTTTCCTAATTTTTCATTCAATGTATAGCCAAACATTCTAGGCCACCAATAGAAGGCTCCTCCAAATAATCCTAAAACAGTGGCACCTACAATAACGTAGTGGAAGTGTGCTACTACGAAATAAGTATCGTGGAACTGGTAGTCAGCTGCACTTACAGCAAGCATAACCCCGGTTACCCCACCCATTACGAATGTAGGAATAAACATAGCTGCACACAGCATGGCGGTAGTCATCTTTATGCGGCCGCCCCACATGGTGAGAAGCCAGTTAAAGATTTTTATACCAGTAGGTACAGCAATCGCCATTGTAGCGATAGCGAAAACAGAGTTAGCAACAGGTCCTAGACCTACAGTAAACATGTGGTGAGCCCAAACCATGAATCCGTAGAAACCGATTAACATTGTCGCGAATACCATTGCTGTGTAACCGAAAATACGTTTCTTAGAAAACGTAGGAATTATTTCAGAGAATATTCCAAATGCCGGCAGTGCCAGAATGTAAACTTCCGGGTGACCGAATATCCAGAATAAATGCTGCCAGATAACAACATTACCGCCCATTTCAACCACGAAGAAATTGGATCCGAAAATACGATCGAGCATAAGCAGTAAATAACCTACAGTTAATGCAGGAAATGCAAACAGGATTAAGATAGATGCAACAAAAGTATTCCATGTAAATAATGGCATACGCATCATACTCATACCTGGTGCACGCATGTTAATAATTGTTACAAGGAAGTTAATACCCCCGATTAATGTTCCAAGACCACTAATCTGCAAACCAAGTACAAAGAAATCAAGACCAATTCCTGAATAATGACTTGCAAGCGGTACATAGGAAGTCCACCCGGCATCAGGCGCTCCGCCTAAAAACCAGCTTAAGTTTACAAATATTCCACCAAACAGGAACAGCCAGAAACCAAGTGAGTTCAAAAATGGGAATGCCACGTCCCTGGCCCCTATTTGCAGCGGAACAATGTAGTTCATAAATCCAAATAATAATGGCATAGCTGCCAGGAAAATCATAATCGTACCATGCATCGTTAATATTTCATTAAACGTTTGCGCTGGTATTAAGGACGAATTTGGAAACATTAGCTGAGCACGCATTAATAATGCCATCACTCCACCGATGGTGAAGAAAAATGCGCCTGCGGCTAAGTACATAATACCAATTTTTTTATGGTCGACTGTAGTCAGCCAATCCCATAACACGCTCTTCTTCTGAGCTTCCGCATATGACACGTCGTTTTACCCCCTTAACTGTTAAACCTTATTCTTCATCTAATACGCTTAGTCCATTTAGGTATTCAATTAGTGCGTCCATTTCTTCATCGGAAATCTGATCTTCAGGGAACGCTACATCCATTCCGTTTCCAGGCTTCACAGACTGGGAATCTCTGATGAATGCTCTAAGATTCTCGTTATCCTCGTCATACTCAAGGAATCCTGCAATTACTTCACGTTCGCCAAAGTTAGTTAAGTTAGGGCCGATATTTCCACCCTCATCTCCAACGGCGTGACACTGAATACAGCTTTGTTCAAATACTTCTCTTCCCTGAAGAGCAACTTCTCCAGCATCTTCCTGCATCTCGCCTGCATCTTCTGCAGCCATGTTAGATGCCCACGTATCAAAAGTATCAGGATCTACAGCGATAACACGGAAGTCCATAAGCCAGTGTGCTTCCCCGCAAAGCTCAGCACATTTACCAATGTAAACGCCTTCTTCAGGGGCTTCAAACCACATGTAGTTAGTAATACCAGGAACGTTATCCTGTTTACCTGCTAATGCCGGAACCCAGAAGGAATGGATTACATCACTTGCTTCAAGGTTAATATTGATTCTTGTGTTTGTAGGAATATACATGTCCTGACCAGCTACAATGCCATACTCAGGATATTCAAATTCCCACCAGAACTGATGAGCTGTTACTTCTACTTCAAGTGAATCATCTGTTGGTTCAACATCTGCTAATGTAAAGGTAGTCATTACGTTAGGTACGGCAAGCGCCAGAAGCAATAGAATTGGTATAACTGTCCAAACTATTTCCAGTGTTCTGTTACCGTGGACTTGCTTAGGAATATGTGTATCACCAGGCCGCTCACGGAAGCGGATAAGTACAAACACATAAATAGCGAAGACAACAACCATCACAAAGATCATGATATACAAACTTAACATTATTAATGAGTATTGCTCTTCTGCCACCGGACCACGCGGGTCAAGCGCAGACAAGTTTTGTTGTCCACAACCAGCCATCAGCAAGATGAAAGATAATGGAAGTAATCGCCACAAATACTTCATCTCGTCACAAACCCCTCTTTCTGTCTTTAAGTTAATAATAATTCATATTCAAAAAAGGATATTTCCTTAGAACATGTGTACGATAATCATAAGTACAAACAGTATAGTTAAGTAATTCAAGGAATACACAAACATCTGGTTAGCCCATTTCAAATCATCTTTGTATTTATAGCCAGCTATTCCAAGGGCCAGCCAGCCAATCCCGAGCAGAGATGCGATAACAGTGTACACAACCCCAAAATGTGCAACTGTAAGGGAAACAGGGATCAGAGCAGCTATATACCAGACAATCTGGCGTTTAGTGATATCGAACCCAGCCACCACCGGAAGCATTGGAATTCCTGCTCGTTTATACTCATCAGCCCGCTTCATTGCCAGTGCAAGAAAATGCGGCGGCTGCCAGATAAACATGATTAAAAACAGCGACCATGCTATTGGGCTTAAGCCCGGATCAATCGCTGCCCAGCCGATAAGAGGCGGTACTGCACCCGCAAAACTTCCAACTATAGTATTCAGCGTTGTTGTCCGTTTTGTCCACATGGAATATAAAACCACATAAATAACAAGACCAGCAACACCAATTACAGCAGCCATCAATGATGCCATCGCCAGAAGTATTGTTCCAGCGGCTGATATTGCAAGCCCGTATGTGAAAACCTGTCTTCCTGATAATTCCCCGCTTACGGATGGTCTTTCTTTCGTACGTTCCATTAAATGGTCTATATCTCTGTCAATGTAATTATTTAAAGCGCATCCCCCAGCTAAAATAAAAGCAGACCCCAATAAAGCAAATAAGGCATTAAGCGGATCGCTGCCTATTGTAGTACCTGTATAGTAAGCAGCTAAAAACAACCCGGTGAAAGTAGTAATGAGATTTGACATTACAATTCCCGTTTTGGAAATAGCCAGGTACGATTTCCATGTGACTTTCCCTGCCTCATTCCCAATCAATCCATTACTTTCCACAGCCTCATTTGATGTCAGTGCACTTGATTTATTCATTCGTTTCACCCCCCCTTTAAACTAATTATAATCTAAGCATGATTATAAATATAAGTCTAATAAAGTGCATTGTCACTTTATTATCTCCATGGTAAAAAACGGACGGTAACATAATAGCGTTTCCTGCCCACAAATTCATGGGAGAAAATTATTTCCTGAAAATAAAAATAGTCCGTTTGCATCTGTGCCAATGACTCCTAATCACATTATATGACATCATTCTGTGATTTTCATCACTTAATAAGGATTACATATAACTTCCACAAGGACACAATTTTCATTTTAACATAATCACTATATTAATATTAATAATCTTTTCAAGAAAAATAAAGGTAAATGTCATAATTTCTTGCTTTTCTTTTCTGGACAAGATTATCTCAGAATTGTATGAGTTTTTTGAATTTTATATAGCGTACAGGATGAGGGGCTCTGTGGGGTGATTCTGACGCCGGAGCCTGTGCGGCCCTCTGAAAATGAAGATGCTAATTAAGCATTTTATGATTATTTTGATGCTTTGTTATGTATGAAAAAATGTATGCAAAATCCCTAAAAAATACTGGAACAAATTTACCGGAAATAGGTCAGTATCACTATATTAGCTTTACTGTGAACTAACAACAGGTCCTTTAAATATATCCCAGAACGGCCAGGTACAAAATCTGGTACACAGATAAAAAGGGGAGCTGCCTTATAGGCGCCCCCCCCTTCTGGATTTTTATTCTTCAAGGAAAGACCTGAGCATCCAGTTATGCTTTTCAACAGACTGCCTAACCGCGATTAACATATCAGCAGTTGCTTCGTCACCCATTTCCTCTAATTTTTCAATATCGCTATTTAGTTCCTCGCTTAACTGTGTAAAGTCATCTGATAGTGCTTTCACCATATCTTTTGAAGCTCTTTCCCCCTGAGCTTCCTTGATGGTTGCTATTTCGAGAAACTCTCTCATAGATGCAACCGGTTCTCCCTGAAGTGTCAACAGCCGTTCAGCGAGTTCGTCAATATGGCCTGCTGCTTCGTTGTAAAGTTCTTCAAATTTCTCATGAAGTTTAAAGAAATTAACACCTTTTACATACCAGTGATAGTTATGTAGCTTAACGAACAGCACGTTCCAGTTAGCTACCTGCCTGTTTAGAATTTCAGTTGTTTTTTCGTTTGCCATTTTTGATCAACTCCCATTTTGTTTGTCAGTAATTTTTATTCCCCAAAAAGGCTGCCGGAAAACAACCTTTCCATAAGTATAACGAAAAAGTTGCTGCTTATTCAAATGATTGGTGCTTTGAGGAAATGCAGACAGAGGAAAGTTGACTTATTGGCTAAAAAGGGAAGTTATTGGCGAAATTAAGATGTTTATTGGCGAAAATTGAATTTTATTGGCGGAATCACCATGTTTATTGGCGGATCGCCTATAAACATGCACCAGCGGACAGTTTAACAAAAAAATAAGGGGAAGCAGATGCTTCCCCTCCACGTGCACTTTATTCAAATTCCACAAGCAGGTCTCCTGCCTGGATGGCCTCACCGTTTGAAACATAAAGCTGTTTAATTGTTCCGTCTTCTGCAGCCTGGACTGTTGTTTCCATTTTCATGGACTCTGTAATGATCAGATGATCGCCTTTTTTCACTTTGTCGCCTTTTTCAGCAAGTGTTTTTACTACTGTGCCAGGCATTGTAGCTCCGATATGCTTCGGATTGTTTTTATCCGCTTTCACTTTCTGGGCTACGAGTGATTCTACATTTTCATCCTTAACAACTATTTCCCTCTGCTGACCATTAAGTTCAAAGTAAATCACTCTCGTTCCATCTTTCTGAGGCTCACCTACAGAAACAAGCTTAACAATCAATGTCTTCCCTTGTTCTATCTCAATATTGATTTCTTCCCCGAGACGGAGCCCGTAAAAGAAAGTCGGGGTATCGAGCACAGATACATCGCCAAACTGCTCTGTAAATTGTTCATTATCAAGATAGACTTTAGGATATAAGGCATAGGAAATAAGGTCATGGCTTGTTACCTGACGCCCCAGCTTGTGATAAAGTTCTTCCCTGATCTGGTCAAAGTCCACCGGTTCTAAATGCTCACCCGGCCTGTCTGTGATCGCTTCTCTCCCTTTGAGTACAATTTCCTGCAGCTCTTCCGGGAAGCCTTTATACGGCTGCCCAATATACCCCTGGAAGAATTCAATAACTGAATCAGGAAAATCAAGGCTTCTTCCTTTTTCATAAACTGTATCTTCATTAAGATCATTCTGCACCATGAAGAGTGCCATATCGCCCACAACTTTTGAAGATGGGGTAACTTTCACGATATCCCCAAACAAATGGTTAACCTTCTGGTACATAGATTTTACTTCATCCCAACGGTCACCAAGCCCTACTGCTTTCGCCTGCTGCTGTAGGTTACTGTATTGTCCTCCAGGCATCTCATGGAAATAAATTTCAGAATGTGGGGCGTTCATACCGCTTTCGAAGTCCTGATAATATTTCCTGGTGTCTTCCCAGTAGCTGTTCAGCTGTTCTGTTTTGGCAATATCCAGTTTCGGCTGGCGCTCATGGCCTTTTAATGCATGATACAGAGAATTCATGCTTGGCTGGCTCGTGAGCCCTGACATGGAGCTGATTGCAGTATCAAGTATATCCACTCCTGCATCCACAGCACGGGCATATGTGTATATACCATTGCCGCTTGTGTCATGAGTGTGCAGATGGATAGGGATATTTACCGTCTCTTTTAAAGCAGAGATAAGTTCGTATGCAGCCTGTGGCTTTAAGAGGCCTGCCATGTCTTTAATACCGAGTATGTGAGCCCCTGCTGCTTCGAGCTCTTTTGCCATCTTTAAATAGTAGTTCAAGTCATATTTATCTCTGCTGCTGTCGAGGATATCTCCTGTGTAACAAATGCTCGCTTCAGCTATTTTCCCTGATTTTCTTACTGCTTCAATGGCCGGGACCATTCCTTTTACCCAGTTGAGGCTGTCAAAGACCCGGAACACATCGATACCGCCCTCGGCAGACTTTTCAACAAACTCTTCTATTAAGTTATCCGGGTAATTCTTGTACCCAACTGCATTTGATGCGCGGAGAAGCATCTGGAATAATACATTCGGTGCTTTCTGTCTCAGCTGAATAAGTCTGTCCCATGGATTTTCCTGGAGAAAACGCATGGAAACATCGAAGGTTGCCCCGCCCCACATCTCCATGGAGAACAAGTCCGGAAGCAGCCTTGCAGTCGGTTCGGCAATTTCTGTCAGGTCTGTAGTACGCACACGTGTGGCGAGAAGCGACTGATGAGCATCCCGGAAAGTAGTATCTGTAAGAAGCACTTCTTTCTGTTCTTTCACCCAGCCTGCAAGTCCGTCAGCACCACGCTGGTCCAGTATTTGCTTAGTCCCTGCCGGCATTTCCTCAAAGTAATCCACTTGAGGAACC
Protein-coding regions in this window:
- the coxB gene encoding cytochrome c oxidase subunit II — protein: MKYLWRLLPLSFILLMAGCGQQNLSALDPRGPVAEEQYSLIMLSLYIMIFVMVVVFAIYVFVLIRFRERPGDTHIPKQVHGNRTLEIVWTVIPILLLLALAVPNVMTTFTLADVEPTDDSLEVEVTAHQFWWEFEYPEYGIVAGQDMYIPTNTRININLEASDVIHSFWVPALAGKQDNVPGITNYMWFEAPEEGVYIGKCAELCGEAHWLMDFRVIAVDPDTFDTWASNMAAEDAGEMQEDAGEVALQGREVFEQSCIQCHAVGDEGGNIGPNLTNFGEREVIAGFLEYDEDNENLRAFIRDSQSVKPGNGMDVAFPEDQISDEEMDALIEYLNGLSVLDEE
- the cyoE gene encoding heme o synthase, with product MNKSSALTSNEAVESNGLIGNEAGKVTWKSYLAISKTGIVMSNLITTFTGLFLAAYYTGTTIGSDPLNALFALLGSAFILAGGCALNNYIDRDIDHLMERTKERPSVSGELSGRQVFTYGLAISAAGTILLAMASLMAAVIGVAGLVIYVVLYSMWTKRTTTLNTIVGSFAGAVPPLIGWAAIDPGLSPIAWSLFLIMFIWQPPHFLALAMKRADEYKRAGIPMLPVVAGFDITKRQIVWYIAALIPVSLTVAHFGVVYTVIASLLGIGWLALGIAGYKYKDDLKWANQMFVYSLNYLTILFVLMIIVHMF
- a CDS encoding Dps family protein: MANEKTTEILNRQVANWNVLFVKLHNYHWYVKGVNFFKLHEKFEELYNEAAGHIDELAERLLTLQGEPVASMREFLEIATIKEAQGERASKDMVKALSDDFTQLSEELNSDIEKLEEMGDEATADMLIAVRQSVEKHNWMLRSFLEE
- the pyc gene encoding pyruvate carboxylase, with the translated sequence MLRLEKINKVLVANRGEIAIRIFRACTELNIRTVAVYSKEDNGAYHRYKADEAYLVGEGKKPIDAYLDIEGIIKIAKRNGVDAIHPGYGFLSENIEFARRCKEEGIIFIGPDTEHLRMFGDKVEARKTAVAADIPVIPGSDGPVSSLDEVEKFTNEHGFPIIIKAALGGGGRGMRIVRSAEELSEAFDRARSEAKASFGNEVVYVEKFVENPKHIEVQIVGDHHGNLVHLYERDCSVQRRHQKVVEIAPSVSLTEKAREDICNAAVKLMKNIDYINAGTVEFLVTEDEKFYFIEVNPRVQVEHTITEMITGIDIVQTQILIADGKELHSDEIGIPYQEDVTVHGYAIQSRVTTEDPQNQFLPDTGKIMAYRSGGGFGVRLDAGNGFQGAVISPHYDSLLVKVSTWALSFDKAAHKMLRNLREFRIRGIKTNIAFLENVVQHPKFLNGEYNTSFIDKTPELFVFPKRKDRGTKMLSFIANTTVNGYPGIGIKKKPVFEQRRVPQVDYFEEMPAGTKQILDQRGADGLAGWVKEQKEVLLTDTTFRDAHQSLLATRVRTTDLTEIAEPTARLLPDLFSMEMWGGATFDVSMRFLQENPWDRLIQLRQKAPNVLFQMLLRASNAVGYKNYPDNLIEEFVEKSAEGGIDVFRVFDSLNWVKGMVPAIEAVRKSGKIAEASICYTGDILDSSRDKYDLNYYLKMAKELEAAGAHILGIKDMAGLLKPQAAYELISALKETVNIPIHLHTHDTSGNGIYTYARAVDAGVDILDTAISSMSGLTSQPSMNSLYHALKGHERQPKLDIAKTEQLNSYWEDTRKYYQDFESGMNAPHSEIYFHEMPGGQYSNLQQQAKAVGLGDRWDEVKSMYQKVNHLFGDIVKVTPSSKVVGDMALFMVQNDLNEDTVYEKGRSLDFPDSVIEFFQGYIGQPYKGFPEELQEIVLKGREAITDRPGEHLEPVDFDQIREELYHKLGRQVTSHDLISYALYPKVYLDNEQFTEQFGDVSVLDTPTFFYGLRLGEEINIEIEQGKTLIVKLVSVGEPQKDGTRVIYFELNGQQREIVVKDENVESLVAQKVKADKNNPKHIGATMPGTVVKTLAEKGDKVKKGDHLIITESMKMETTVQAAEDGTIKQLYVSNGEAIQAGDLLVEFE